The following are encoded together in the Pectobacterium punjabense genome:
- the serA gene encoding phosphoglycerate dehydrogenase has protein sequence MAKVSLEKDKIKFLLVEGVHQSALDNLRAAGYTNIEFHKGALDPEALKASIRDAHFVGIRSRTHLTEEIFAAAEKLIAVGCFCIGTNQVELSAATKRGIPVFNAPFSNTRSVAEMVIGEMLLMLRGIPAANAKAHRGIWHKLAVGSFEARGKKLGIIGYGHIGMQLGILAESLGMHVYFYDIESKLPLGNAQQVRHLSDLLNMSDVVSLHVPENESTYNMMGAEELALMKPGSILINAARGTVVDIPALCDVLSSKHLSGAAIDVFPQEPATNSDPFLSPLCEFDNVLLTPHIGGSTQEAQENIGDEVAGKLAKYSDNGSTLSAVNFPEVSLPVHGARASRLLHIHENRPGMITKINQIFAEQGINIAAQYLQTTPEIGYVVIDVETDGAQTALQLMKAIPGTIRARLLF, from the coding sequence ATGGCAAAGGTATCACTGGAAAAAGACAAGATTAAGTTTCTGTTAGTGGAAGGCGTGCACCAGAGCGCGTTGGATAACCTGCGTGCAGCTGGTTACACCAACATCGAGTTCCATAAAGGCGCACTAGATCCTGAGGCGCTGAAAGCCTCCATTCGCGATGCGCATTTTGTTGGTATCCGCTCGCGTACCCATCTGACAGAAGAAATTTTTGCTGCTGCGGAAAAACTGATCGCGGTAGGGTGTTTCTGTATTGGGACTAATCAGGTTGAGCTGTCGGCTGCGACCAAACGCGGTATTCCGGTATTTAACGCACCTTTTTCCAATACCCGATCCGTAGCAGAAATGGTGATCGGCGAAATGTTGCTGATGCTGCGCGGTATCCCGGCTGCCAACGCGAAAGCGCACCGTGGTATTTGGCACAAACTGGCTGTGGGATCGTTTGAAGCGCGTGGCAAAAAACTCGGGATCATCGGCTACGGCCATATCGGTATGCAGTTGGGTATTTTGGCTGAAAGCCTCGGTATGCACGTTTACTTCTATGATATCGAAAGTAAATTGCCGCTGGGCAATGCTCAGCAGGTGCGTCACCTGTCTGATTTACTGAATATGAGCGACGTGGTGAGCCTGCACGTACCGGAAAATGAAAGCACGTATAACATGATGGGCGCAGAAGAACTGGCGCTGATGAAGCCGGGTTCAATCCTGATTAACGCCGCTCGTGGTACCGTAGTTGATATTCCAGCGTTGTGCGACGTGTTGAGCAGCAAGCATCTGTCCGGTGCGGCGATTGACGTATTCCCACAAGAACCTGCAACCAACAGCGATCCGTTCCTGTCACCGTTGTGTGAGTTTGATAACGTGCTGCTAACGCCGCATATCGGTGGCTCCACGCAGGAAGCACAGGAAAATATCGGTGATGAAGTTGCCGGAAAACTGGCGAAATACTCAGACAACGGTTCTACGCTGTCTGCGGTGAATTTCCCAGAGGTGTCGCTGCCTGTTCATGGTGCACGCGCCAGCCGTCTGCTGCACATCCATGAAAACCGTCCTGGTATGATTACCAAAATTAACCAGATCTTTGCTGAGCAGGGTATTAACATTGCCGCACAGTATCTGCAAACGACGCCTGAAATTGGTTATGTGGTGATTGACGTCGAAACCGACGGCGCGCAAACCGCGCTGCAACTGATGAAAGCGATCCCTGGCACTATTCGTGCCCGTCTGCTGTTCTAA
- the rpiA gene encoding ribose-5-phosphate isomerase RpiA — MTQDELKKAVGWAALDYVRPDTIVGVGTGSTAAHFIDALGSIKHQIKGAVSSSDASTEKLKSLGIPVFDANEVDSLDVYVDGADEINGHMQMIKGGGAALTREKIISALSRQFICIVDASKQVDVLGTFPLPVEVIPMARSYVARELAKLGGQPVYRQGVVTDNGNVILDVHNLNIMDAVAVENHINGIAGVVTVGLFANRGADVALVGTAEGVKTVVK; from the coding sequence ATGACGCAAGATGAACTGAAAAAAGCAGTGGGATGGGCGGCGCTCGACTATGTCCGTCCTGACACCATTGTGGGAGTAGGAACCGGATCGACGGCAGCACACTTTATTGATGCGCTGGGTTCGATAAAACATCAAATCAAAGGCGCGGTTTCCAGCTCTGATGCCTCAACGGAAAAGCTGAAAAGTCTGGGTATCCCCGTTTTTGACGCCAATGAAGTCGATTCGTTGGATGTTTATGTCGATGGTGCCGATGAGATCAACGGCCATATGCAGATGATTAAAGGCGGTGGTGCGGCACTGACCCGCGAGAAAATCATTTCGGCGCTGTCGCGCCAGTTCATCTGCATTGTTGATGCATCCAAGCAGGTTGATGTGCTGGGCACGTTCCCGTTGCCCGTTGAAGTTATTCCGATGGCGCGATCTTACGTGGCGCGTGAACTGGCGAAGCTAGGCGGGCAGCCAGTATATCGTCAGGGAGTGGTGACGGATAACGGCAACGTCATTCTGGATGTACACAACCTGAATATCATGGATGCCGTTGCGGTAGAAAACCACATCAATGGTATCGCAGGCGTCGTGACCGTTGGGTTGTTTGCTAATCGCGGCGCAGATGTTGCGTTAGTCGGCACCGCCGAGGGTGTAAAAACTGTCGTTAAATGA
- a CDS encoding LysR family transcriptional regulator ArgP: MKRPDYRTLQALDAVIRERGFERAAQKLCITQSAVSQRIKQLENLFGQPLLVRTIPPRPTEQGQKLLALLHQVELLEEEWLGNETNSDIPLLLSLAVNADSLATWLLPALQPVLVDSPIRLNLQVEDETRTQERLRRGEVVGAVSIQSQPLPSCLVDKLGALDYLFVASPTFAARYFPNGVTRSALLRAPAVAFDHLDDMHQAFLQQNFDLSPGSVPCHIVNSSEAFVQLARQGTTCCMIPHLQIERELANNELIDLTPGLFQRRMLYWHRFAPESRMMRKVTDALLSHGHQVLRQS, from the coding sequence ATGAAACGCCCGGACTATCGAACGCTTCAGGCTCTGGATGCCGTCATCCGCGAGCGTGGTTTTGAACGCGCTGCCCAAAAGTTGTGTATTACCCAATCTGCCGTTTCGCAACGCATTAAACAGCTGGAAAATCTGTTCGGCCAGCCGCTGCTGGTCAGAACCATTCCTCCTCGTCCGACGGAACAAGGGCAGAAACTGCTGGCTCTGCTTCATCAGGTAGAATTGTTGGAAGAAGAGTGGCTGGGCAATGAAACTAACAGCGATATCCCACTGCTGCTGTCGCTGGCGGTGAACGCTGACAGTCTGGCAACCTGGCTGTTACCCGCGTTACAGCCGGTGCTGGTCGATTCACCGATTCGCCTCAACTTGCAGGTAGAAGATGAAACGCGTACTCAGGAAAGGCTGCGCCGGGGTGAAGTGGTGGGTGCAGTGAGTATCCAATCTCAGCCGCTGCCAAGCTGTCTGGTGGATAAACTGGGCGCGCTGGATTATCTGTTTGTCGCATCACCCACCTTCGCTGCCCGCTATTTCCCGAATGGCGTCACGCGTTCGGCGCTCCTGCGCGCGCCTGCGGTCGCCTTCGACCATCTGGATGACATGCATCAGGCTTTTTTACAACAAAACTTTGATTTATCGCCGGGCAGCGTTCCCTGCCATATCGTGAATTCGTCGGAAGCCTTTGTTCAATTAGCGCGACAGGGCACGACCTGCTGCATGATCCCGCATCTGCAAATCGAGAGAGAACTGGCCAATAACGAGCTAATCGACCTGACGCCGGGGCTATTTCAACGTCGGATGCTCTATTGGCATCGCTTCGCACCAGAAAGCCGGATGATGAGGAAAGTGACGGACGCCCTACTTTCGCACGGCCATCAGGTACTGAGACAATCATAA
- a CDS encoding oxidative stress defense protein — MKLNALALAAAVGFGGVSMVAQAAELPDGPHIVTSGTSSVDATPDIARLAIEVSVSSKDAAEAKKQVDARVAQYFDFLGKNGIEKKDINAANLRTQPEYDYLKTGGSVLKGYRAVRQVEVTLRQLDKLNELLDGALKSGLNEIRTVELGVANPETYRDEARKKAIEQATSQAAALAQGFNAKLGPIYSVRYHVANYQPMPMARMFKTADAATQTEAAQTYEQQTIHFDDQVDVVFELQRTP, encoded by the coding sequence ATGAAGCTAAATGCACTGGCGCTGGCCGCCGCAGTAGGATTTGGTGGTGTGTCGATGGTCGCACAGGCTGCGGAATTGCCGGATGGCCCGCATATCGTGACGTCAGGGACATCCAGCGTAGACGCGACGCCGGATATTGCGCGCTTGGCGATTGAAGTGAGCGTGTCATCGAAAGATGCGGCGGAAGCGAAAAAGCAGGTCGATGCCCGCGTTGCACAATATTTTGATTTTCTAGGTAAAAACGGCATTGAGAAAAAAGACATTAATGCCGCCAATTTGCGCACGCAGCCGGAATATGACTATCTGAAAACGGGGGGATCGGTGCTGAAAGGCTACCGTGCCGTGCGTCAGGTTGAAGTGACATTACGTCAGTTAGATAAACTGAACGAACTGCTGGATGGGGCGTTGAAATCGGGCCTGAATGAGATTCGCACGGTAGAACTCGGCGTGGCTAACCCAGAAACCTATCGTGACGAAGCGCGTAAGAAAGCGATTGAGCAGGCGACGAGCCAAGCGGCAGCGCTGGCGCAGGGCTTCAATGCCAAGCTGGGGCCGATCTACAGCGTTCGCTACCATGTTGCCAACTATCAGCCGATGCCAATGGCACGGATGTTTAAAACGGCAGATGCGGCGACGCAAACGGAAGCGGCACAAACTTATGAACAGCAAACCATTCACTTTGACGATCAGGTGGATGTCGTGTTTGAACTACAGCGTACGCCGTAA
- the argO gene encoding arginine exporter ArgO, protein MFAVFLQGVLLGAAMILPLGPQNAFVMNQGIRRQYHLMVALLCAVSDMVLITAGIFGGSALLSQSSLLLGAVTWGGVAFLLWFGWGAMKTAFSKNIALASAEVMKQSRWRIIATMLAVTWLNPHVYLDTFVVLGSLGSQFTEDDRGWFALGTITASFTWFFALALLAAWLAPWLNTSRVQRVINVFVGVVMWGIALQLARHGWQ, encoded by the coding sequence ATGTTTGCTGTCTTTCTACAAGGCGTTCTATTAGGCGCGGCGATGATTCTGCCGCTGGGGCCACAGAATGCATTTGTGATGAATCAGGGAATTCGCCGTCAGTATCACCTGATGGTAGCGCTGTTGTGTGCCGTGAGCGATATGGTGTTGATTACCGCCGGTATTTTTGGCGGCAGCGCGTTGCTCAGCCAGTCTTCACTGTTATTGGGGGCGGTGACTTGGGGCGGCGTTGCGTTTCTACTCTGGTTCGGCTGGGGAGCGATGAAAACGGCTTTCAGCAAAAATATCGCACTGGCTAGCGCTGAGGTGATGAAGCAGAGCCGCTGGCGGATTATTGCCACTATGCTGGCAGTGACCTGGCTTAATCCCCATGTTTATCTCGATACCTTTGTGGTGTTGGGAAGCCTGGGGAGCCAATTTACGGAGGATGATCGAGGCTGGTTTGCGCTGGGGACGATAACGGCTTCCTTCACCTGGTTCTTCGCGCTGGCGTTATTGGCGGCCTGGTTGGCACCGTGGCTGAATACGTCGAGGGTACAGCGGGTCATCAACGTTTTTGTCGGCGTGGTGATGTGGGGGATTGCCTTGCAGTTGGCGCGTCACGGTTGGCAATAG
- a CDS encoding IclR family transcriptional regulator, which yields MSPKAVNEKDDQKEKPLGSQSLFRGLQLIEILSNFPNGCPLAHLSELAGMNKSTVHRLLQGLHTSGYVTQAPSPGSYRLTTKFISIGQKALSSLNIIHVASPHLVQLNLEVGETVNFSSREDDHVILIYKLEPTTGMMRTRAYIGQHMPLYCSAMGKIFMAYGKSDYPAYYWQTHQNTIQPLTRNTITELPKMYEELEDIRQKGLAMDREENELGVSCIAAPVFDIQQRVPYAVSVSLPTAKLQQIGMKSLIKPVIATAQRISLELGFVTPG from the coding sequence ATGAGCCCGAAAGCTGTTAATGAGAAAGACGATCAAAAAGAGAAACCGCTGGGGAGCCAGAGTCTATTTCGTGGTTTGCAATTGATTGAAATTCTGAGTAATTTTCCTAACGGTTGCCCACTCGCCCATTTGTCAGAACTGGCGGGGATGAACAAAAGCACCGTGCACAGGCTGCTACAAGGGCTGCACACCAGTGGCTATGTTACGCAGGCACCTTCACCCGGCAGCTATCGTCTGACGACTAAATTTATCTCTATTGGGCAGAAGGCCCTGTCTTCACTGAATATTATCCACGTCGCCTCGCCCCATTTGGTGCAATTAAATCTGGAAGTGGGAGAGACGGTAAACTTCTCCAGCCGTGAAGACGATCATGTCATTCTGATTTACAAACTGGAGCCGACGACGGGGATGATGCGTACTCGCGCTTATATCGGTCAGCACATGCCGCTTTATTGCTCTGCCATGGGCAAAATCTTTATGGCATATGGTAAAAGCGACTACCCTGCGTACTATTGGCAAACTCACCAAAATACTATCCAGCCTCTCACGCGCAATACCATCACCGAGCTGCCGAAGATGTATGAAGAGCTGGAGGATATTCGTCAGAAAGGTCTGGCGATGGATCGTGAGGAAAATGAACTTGGCGTATCGTGTATTGCCGCGCCGGTATTTGATATTCAGCAGCGTGTTCCTTATGCCGTATCGGTATCCCTGCCTACCGCTAAGTTACAGCAAATCGGTATGAAATCGCTGATTAAGCCGGTCATCGCGACCGCGCAGCGTATTTCTCTGGAGCTGGGTTTTGTCACGCCCGGTTGA
- a CDS encoding sugar ABC transporter ATP-binding protein — protein MNQINADQPILALSHITKRFGGNIAVNDVSLQVMPGEVLALLGENGAGKSTIIKVLAGVYPRDGGDIQFRGTSIASAAAIKSDGLQPIAFIHQDLGLIEWMTVAENMALVMGFPRRFGLIDWRAIRKRASQALQDVGIALDPDARVFELSRTEKSLLAIARAVAVNAELLVLDEPTASLPANDVRHLFSVINRLRAKKVGMIYVTHRLDEVIDIADRVCVMRDGRYVAGGKTADYSLRDLVQLIVGEAMPGDQREPLPAPSAPVLQVKNVTVGDIGPVSFNLQPGEMLALAGLRGAGQEEIGRLLFGLRQCDSGEIQFRDAPYHASSPQQAMAHGVSLVAGDRTNESLVMSMSVRENLFINPCASGHKLFSRYSRREEIGASWWKVQLFDVRPKNVNIDISALSGGNQQKVVMARWMHLGAPLLILEDPTAGVDVGARAEIYHLLNKSLAEGVAVLVISNDFEEIAHICNRALVFNRGSVVGELKNQQVSFANLLELASASAGETTASA, from the coding sequence ATGAATCAAATCAATGCGGATCAACCCATACTTGCGCTTAGCCACATCACTAAACGCTTTGGCGGCAACATTGCGGTTAATGATGTCAGCCTTCAGGTCATGCCGGGCGAGGTGCTCGCGCTGCTGGGCGAAAATGGCGCGGGGAAATCGACAATTATTAAAGTCCTCGCGGGCGTCTACCCCCGCGATGGCGGTGATATTCAATTCCGTGGAACCAGCATAGCGTCAGCCGCAGCGATAAAAAGTGATGGCCTCCAGCCTATTGCGTTTATTCATCAGGATCTGGGGCTGATCGAGTGGATGACGGTGGCGGAAAACATGGCACTGGTCATGGGGTTTCCACGCCGTTTTGGATTAATTGACTGGCGGGCGATCCGTAAACGTGCCAGCCAGGCGTTACAGGATGTAGGGATCGCACTCGATCCCGATGCCCGCGTATTTGAACTCTCCCGTACGGAAAAATCACTACTCGCCATCGCACGAGCCGTCGCCGTTAATGCCGAGCTGCTGGTGCTGGATGAACCCACGGCTTCGCTCCCAGCAAACGATGTCCGCCATCTTTTTTCCGTGATTAACCGACTGCGTGCGAAAAAGGTTGGCATGATTTACGTCACTCACCGACTGGATGAAGTGATCGACATCGCCGATCGCGTCTGCGTTATGCGCGATGGTCGCTATGTCGCTGGCGGAAAAACAGCGGATTATTCGCTGCGTGACCTGGTGCAATTGATTGTGGGCGAAGCGATGCCCGGCGATCAGCGTGAACCCTTGCCTGCCCCTTCCGCCCCCGTTCTCCAGGTAAAAAACGTCACCGTAGGCGATATTGGCCCGGTCAGCTTTAACCTACAGCCGGGGGAAATGCTCGCACTGGCCGGTCTGCGCGGCGCGGGTCAGGAAGAAATCGGTCGTTTGCTGTTCGGGCTACGTCAATGCGACAGCGGAGAAATTCAGTTTCGTGATGCACCTTACCACGCCAGTTCGCCGCAACAGGCGATGGCTCACGGCGTTTCGCTGGTCGCAGGCGATCGCACCAACGAAAGCCTGGTGATGTCTATGAGCGTACGAGAGAACCTGTTTATCAACCCCTGCGCCAGCGGACATAAACTCTTTTCCCGCTACAGCCGCCGCGAAGAGATAGGGGCAAGCTGGTGGAAAGTGCAACTGTTCGATGTTCGCCCCAAAAACGTCAATATCGACATCAGTGCGCTGTCCGGCGGCAACCAACAGAAAGTGGTGATGGCACGCTGGATGCATCTCGGCGCACCGCTGCTGATCCTCGAAGATCCCACGGCGGGCGTTGATGTCGGTGCGCGTGCCGAAATTTACCATCTATTAAATAAGTCACTGGCAGAAGGCGTCGCCGTGCTGGTGATCTCCAATGATTTCGAGGAAATCGCCCATATTTGCAACCGCGCACTGGTTTTCAATCGAGGCAGTGTCGTCGGCGAACTCAAGAATCAACAGGTCTCTTTCGCCAACTTATTGGAACTGGCGTCTGCCAGCGCGGGAGAAACCACGGCTTCGGCCTGA
- a CDS encoding ABC transporter permease, with the protein MSNKTSVKSTALEQRVSLAQDGAGPWLMQILTRYGLLLLCIALVILFSLATPSFASMLTLQAILSSKAKIALLALAATIPMIVGKIDLNVGFGIVLWHILAITLQVEYGFSWQMAVLTVLVISALYGLLNGILVALADIDSFVATLGSGTVLYAVALWHSGGRQIVGDLPDAFIALHHTEIGGIPIVAFYVLLVAIVLWLVTEHTPLGRCMYAVGGNPAAARLNGISVNRFTIGAFIVSSVLTGFSGVLIAAEQGVGQASVGMDYLLPALVGAFLGSTTLRPGRVNVWGTVIGIAILAIGIAGIQQFGGEFWVEPLFNGATLLLSITLAGYAQRRRLLNQKAVQRRQADTPERHHQESSHQKNTPPENNNHNVTHP; encoded by the coding sequence ATGTCTAATAAAACATCAGTAAAATCAACGGCGCTAGAGCAACGCGTGAGTCTGGCACAGGACGGTGCAGGCCCCTGGTTGATGCAAATTCTGACCCGCTATGGCCTGCTGCTACTGTGCATCGCGCTGGTTATTCTATTTTCACTCGCCACGCCATCGTTCGCTTCCATGTTGACGCTACAGGCAATCCTCTCCAGCAAAGCCAAAATTGCCCTGCTGGCACTGGCCGCGACCATTCCCATGATCGTCGGAAAAATCGATCTCAACGTCGGTTTCGGCATCGTGCTCTGGCACATTCTGGCGATTACGCTTCAGGTGGAATACGGCTTCTCATGGCAGATGGCCGTGCTGACGGTGCTGGTCATTTCCGCGCTATACGGCCTGCTCAACGGCATTCTGGTGGCATTGGCCGATATCGATAGCTTCGTCGCCACGCTGGGCTCTGGCACTGTACTGTACGCTGTCGCCCTGTGGCACTCGGGCGGCCGCCAGATCGTCGGCGATCTGCCTGATGCCTTCATTGCTCTACACCATACCGAGATCGGCGGAATCCCTATCGTGGCCTTCTATGTCCTGCTTGTCGCGATCGTTTTGTGGCTCGTCACTGAACATACACCGCTTGGCCGCTGCATGTATGCCGTAGGCGGCAACCCAGCAGCAGCACGGCTCAATGGGATTTCCGTCAATCGTTTTACTATCGGTGCCTTCATCGTCTCAAGCGTATTGACAGGTTTTAGCGGCGTGTTAATCGCCGCAGAACAAGGCGTCGGGCAGGCCAGCGTCGGTATGGATTATCTCTTGCCCGCGCTGGTGGGTGCATTCCTTGGCAGTACCACGCTTCGCCCCGGCCGAGTTAACGTCTGGGGAACGGTTATCGGTATCGCCATTCTTGCGATTGGCATCGCCGGTATCCAACAATTTGGCGGCGAATTCTGGGTTGAGCCACTGTTTAACGGAGCCACGCTGCTGCTCTCCATCACGCTGGCAGGCTATGCCCAGCGCCGCCGCTTGCTGAATCAAAAAGCCGTACAACGCCGTCAGGCTGACACACCCGAGCGCCACCACCAGGAGTCTTCTCATCAGAAAAACACGCCACCAGAAAACAATAACCATAACGTGACACATCCCTAA
- a CDS encoding substrate-binding domain-containing protein: MKRLLLLSGLTTVLLSSQSTWADSYLDQATAAVAKATASSTQWDGPTQGPQLQPNKKIIFIASDMKNGGVQGVQQGLSEAAKAAGWKLETLDGGGSVKDQLASLNQAIAQKPDGIVIGGWNPNVAKIPLKKAIQQGIVLTAWHAVPEPGPLPKYDIFYNVTSDSNDVARIAAQYAVVKSGGKANVLIFTDSLYQIALDKANVMKDEIAKCSGCKVVEFIDTPLADTANRMPAMTFSLLQKYGDSFQYSLAINDLYFDFMAPSLKTAGKGGKNAPYNISAGDGSISAYQRIRSGDSQSATVPEPLKLHGWQLLDEFNRAFAKQPPSGYVTPAHLVTAENVANDGGNNNLYDPQNDYQGHYRAIWGVK, encoded by the coding sequence ATGAAACGTTTATTGCTGTTATCAGGACTGACCACCGTGTTATTAAGCAGTCAGTCAACGTGGGCTGACAGCTATCTCGATCAGGCAACAGCGGCCGTTGCAAAAGCGACCGCCAGCAGCACGCAGTGGGATGGCCCGACTCAGGGGCCGCAGTTGCAGCCGAATAAGAAGATTATTTTTATTGCTTCCGACATGAAAAATGGCGGTGTTCAAGGCGTACAGCAGGGGCTAAGCGAAGCAGCCAAAGCCGCTGGCTGGAAGCTGGAAACGCTGGACGGTGGCGGCTCAGTCAAAGATCAGTTGGCCTCGCTCAATCAGGCGATCGCTCAGAAGCCAGATGGCATTGTGATTGGCGGCTGGAACCCGAATGTTGCCAAAATCCCGCTGAAGAAAGCCATTCAGCAAGGCATTGTTCTGACAGCATGGCACGCTGTGCCAGAACCGGGCCCGCTGCCTAAATACGATATTTTCTACAACGTGACATCAGATTCAAATGACGTCGCCCGTATCGCCGCCCAATACGCCGTCGTTAAATCAGGTGGAAAAGCCAATGTCTTAATCTTTACCGATTCCCTTTATCAAATCGCTCTTGATAAAGCCAACGTCATGAAAGACGAGATCGCTAAATGCAGCGGCTGCAAGGTGGTGGAATTCATCGATACACCGCTCGCCGATACCGCAAACCGCATGCCTGCGATGACGTTTAGTCTGTTGCAGAAATACGGCGACAGCTTCCAGTATTCGCTGGCCATTAACGACCTGTATTTTGATTTCATGGCACCGTCGTTAAAAACAGCCGGGAAAGGCGGTAAAAATGCACCGTACAACATTTCGGCGGGCGATGGCTCCATCTCTGCCTATCAACGTATTCGCTCCGGCGATAGCCAATCAGCCACCGTGCCCGAACCCTTGAAGCTGCACGGCTGGCAGTTGCTGGATGAGTTTAACCGTGCCTTTGCCAAACAACCGCCTTCTGGCTATGTCACCCCGGCACATTTGGTGACCGCCGAAAACGTCGCGAACGATGGCGGTAATAACAACCTGTATGACCCGCAAAATGATTATCAGGGCCATTACCGGGCAATCTGGGGTGTGAAATAA
- a CDS encoding SMP-30/gluconolactonase/LRE family protein translates to MTQQLERLCSPAIWAEGPVWLPQQDAVVFSDVKGNRMFIWSRTGDVTLWRSPSHYANGNALDAQGRVVSCEHGRRGISRREHSGDIHILVDRIDGKRFNSPNDVAIRSDGTIWFTDPPYGITSDDEGYKSESQVIGCYVYCFDPRDGSLSIAASDLQRPNGLAFSPDEKYLYVADMSIIDFPTLGRRDLRIYPVEGKRLGAGQFFARVEPGIPDGFCVDRTGNLFCSCADGVLVFSPEGHQIGKIDVPECVSNCTIGGPEGNELYITATTSLYRIGVESYR, encoded by the coding sequence ATGACACAACAACTTGAGCGTCTGTGTTCTCCCGCCATCTGGGCCGAAGGCCCAGTATGGTTGCCGCAGCAGGATGCCGTGGTCTTTAGCGATGTGAAAGGAAACCGGATGTTTATCTGGTCGCGTACTGGCGACGTCACGCTCTGGCGCTCTCCATCCCACTACGCCAACGGCAATGCACTCGATGCGCAAGGACGCGTCGTAAGCTGCGAGCATGGTCGACGTGGTATCAGCCGTCGTGAGCACAGTGGCGATATTCACATTCTGGTTGACCGCATTGACGGGAAACGCTTCAACTCGCCAAACGATGTGGCGATCCGTAGTGACGGCACGATCTGGTTTACCGATCCGCCTTATGGCATTACCAGCGATGACGAAGGCTACAAATCAGAAAGTCAGGTCATTGGCTGCTATGTCTACTGTTTCGATCCGCGCGATGGCTCACTCAGCATCGCGGCCAGCGATCTCCAGCGCCCAAACGGGTTGGCCTTTTCGCCAGATGAAAAATATTTATATGTTGCAGACATGTCGATTATTGATTTCCCCACGCTGGGTCGTCGCGATCTGCGCATTTATCCGGTTGAGGGAAAGCGTCTGGGCGCGGGACAGTTTTTCGCCCGCGTAGAACCGGGCATTCCCGATGGCTTCTGTGTTGATCGCACTGGCAATCTGTTTTGCAGTTGCGCTGACGGCGTTCTGGTTTTTAGTCCCGAAGGTCATCAGATCGGCAAAATTGATGTACCGGAATGCGTGTCCAACTGCACCATCGGCGGGCCAGAAGGGAATGAACTGTACATCACGGCAACAACGTCGCTTTACCGTATCGGGGTAGAGTCGTACCGGTAA
- the yiaK gene encoding 3-dehydro-L-gulonate 2-dehydrogenase — translation MRVSYNDLKQQFKRVLLARNVAEETADTCATLFADTSADGVYSHGVNRFPRFIQQLDAGDIVPDAEPSKLLSLGAIEQWDAHQGIGNLTARRMMDRAMQLADAHGIGLVALRNANHWMRGGGYGWQAAEKGYIGICWTNSIAVMPPWGAKTCRIGTNPLIVAVPGNPITMVDMSMSMFSYGALEINRLAGKTLPVDGGFDNDGNLTRDPAIIEENRRILPAGYWKGSALSIVLDMIATLLSGGASVAEVTEDHRDEYGVSQVFIAIEIDRLIDGKTRDEKLKRIMDYITSAERTQPDVAIRLPGHKFPRIREENLRDGIPVDERVWARIQAL, via the coding sequence ATGAGAGTGAGTTACAACGACCTTAAGCAACAGTTCAAACGTGTTTTACTGGCGCGCAATGTCGCGGAAGAAACCGCCGATACCTGCGCGACGCTGTTCGCCGATACTTCAGCCGACGGCGTTTATTCTCACGGTGTAAACCGTTTCCCACGCTTTATTCAGCAGTTGGACGCCGGCGACATCGTACCCGATGCCGAACCCAGCAAACTGCTCTCACTTGGTGCTATCGAGCAGTGGGATGCCCATCAGGGCATTGGCAACCTGACGGCGCGCCGCATGATGGATCGCGCGATGCAGTTGGCCGATGCGCACGGTATTGGTCTGGTGGCATTGCGCAATGCTAACCACTGGATGCGCGGCGGCGGCTATGGCTGGCAGGCCGCCGAGAAAGGCTATATCGGTATTTGCTGGACTAACTCGATCGCCGTTATGCCACCGTGGGGAGCAAAAACCTGCCGCATCGGTACTAATCCGCTGATCGTCGCCGTCCCCGGCAACCCAATCACCATGGTGGATATGTCGATGTCGATGTTTTCCTATGGCGCGCTAGAGATCAACCGATTGGCAGGCAAGACCTTGCCCGTTGATGGTGGGTTCGACAACGACGGTAATTTGACCCGCGATCCAGCCATTATCGAGGAGAACCGACGCATCCTCCCGGCGGGCTACTGGAAAGGATCGGCACTGTCTATTGTGCTGGACATGATCGCCACCCTACTGTCCGGCGGTGCCTCCGTCGCAGAAGTCACAGAAGATCATCGCGACGAATACGGCGTATCGCAGGTCTTCATCGCCATTGAGATCGATAGGTTGATCGACGGCAAAACCCGCGATGAAAAACTGAAACGCATAATGGATTACATCACCAGCGCCGAGCGTACCCAACCTGATGTCGCCATCCGTCTGCCGGGCCATAAGTTTCCGCGTATTCGCGAGGAAAACTTGCGCGACGGCATCCCGGTTGATGAACGGGTGTGGGCACGCATTCAGGCGCTTTAA